The following are encoded in a window of Aerococcus sanguinicola genomic DNA:
- a CDS encoding pyridoxamine kinase encodes MKKVLIVHDISCYGKCSTTVALPIISSMELTGTILPTALLSTHTGPGFENYTYLDLSQEMPKIVENWQTYGLKFDAVYVGYLGNIQQIDFLLETLPDLLTEGGKFYLDPVMADDGAFYPGFDQAYADKMRSLCDIADLIMPNQTEASLIYGLPYQEGLVEDELFQQFVHACNQVKKTSLVLTGAGYDGEGQTGAHYYDADKDEEGLKQSDFIGRKLHGTGDIFGSILVGALVNGFSLADASALAVTKVSQALARSIDEPDVDREGLAFETLLGDLSAMVRQEKKANE; translated from the coding sequence GTGAAAAAGGTTTTAATTGTTCATGATATTTCCTGCTATGGCAAGTGTTCAACCACTGTTGCCTTGCCTATCATTTCCAGTATGGAGTTGACCGGGACTATCCTTCCCACGGCTCTCTTGTCTACCCATACTGGACCTGGTTTTGAGAATTATACCTATCTCGACCTCAGTCAGGAGATGCCTAAAATTGTTGAAAATTGGCAGACTTACGGCCTTAAGTTCGATGCAGTCTATGTCGGTTACCTGGGAAATATCCAGCAGATCGATTTCTTGCTAGAGACCCTTCCAGACCTGCTAACTGAAGGGGGAAAGTTCTACTTAGACCCAGTTATGGCCGATGATGGGGCTTTCTATCCTGGCTTTGACCAGGCTTATGCCGATAAGATGCGCAGCTTATGCGATATTGCTGATTTGATTATGCCCAACCAGACGGAGGCCAGCCTGATTTATGGCTTGCCTTATCAAGAAGGCTTAGTTGAAGATGAGCTCTTCCAGCAATTCGTCCATGCCTGCAACCAGGTTAAGAAGACGTCCTTGGTCTTAACGGGGGCTGGCTATGACGGGGAAGGGCAAACCGGTGCCCATTATTATGATGCCGATAAGGATGAAGAAGGGCTCAAACAGTCTGATTTTATTGGTCGCAAGCTCCATGGCACTGGGGATATCTTTGGTAGTATCTTGGTGGGAGCTTTAGTCAATGGCTTTAGCTTGGCCGATGCTTCTGCTCTAGCAGTCACCAAGGTCAGTCAGGCCTTGGCCCGTTCCATTGATGAACCCGATGTGGACCGGGAAGGTTTGGCCTTCGAGACCTTGCTTGGTGACCTTTCTGCCATGGTCCGCCAAGAGAAAAAAGCAAATGAATAA
- a CDS encoding putative polysaccharide biosynthesis protein, with protein sequence MENEKAPIRSDAAERMSSGSAWMTVGTFASRLLGLLYIIPWVRWMGDPQTAAEANALYDIGYKYYSIFLVISTAGVPSAIAKQMAYYNARKQYDTSQQLFRSGTILMLVMGLVSGLVLFFAAPWLAESTPTREVSHAVLTIRSLVPALILFPLLSIFRGYFQGHQDMKPSAISQITEQFFRVAYMLASVYVIRRIFDGSVVTAVSYSTFAAFIGGAVAILTLAFYYLRHRKEYPVSLTKKASYQVKTSGMIKEIIMIAIPFIITGSGIELTQLIDTNTFMPIMEKVSNLGQADIIYEYGIFSANINKLVTVLVSLALAIGATSIPVIANTYSRELDHQERSTSQPLLRETSHLVIHNLQLFLMVMLPVALGLFILAGPVYNLVYRPDALGSMYLRISCFTALGMGAYSVLVSVLQAMDHHKQAVIGLALGLVMKLVWQYPLIYFLGTPGAMLATIISFTTISLYYLYHIHRLVGFRYRELLNESLPIVLSAFIMFLVAGLLYLILAYLLPMPNLLGSIVISLLVVAVAVWVYLLLMLKSHKLDLVLGVRAEELRRKLGLS encoded by the coding sequence ATGGAAAACGAAAAAGCTCCGATTCGATCGGATGCTGCCGAGCGTATGAGTTCGGGCTCAGCCTGGATGACAGTGGGGACCTTTGCTTCCAGATTACTCGGCTTGCTTTATATTATTCCCTGGGTCCGCTGGATGGGAGATCCCCAAACCGCGGCCGAAGCCAATGCCCTTTATGATATCGGCTATAAATACTATTCAATCTTTTTGGTCATCTCTACAGCCGGTGTGCCTTCAGCCATCGCTAAGCAGATGGCCTACTACAATGCTCGTAAACAATATGACACGAGCCAGCAGCTCTTTAGGAGTGGGACCATTCTCATGTTAGTAATGGGCCTCGTTTCGGGCCTCGTCCTCTTCTTCGCAGCGCCCTGGCTGGCAGAATCGACGCCAACACGGGAGGTCAGCCATGCTGTTCTTACCATTCGGTCTTTAGTGCCTGCTTTGATTCTCTTCCCCTTACTTTCGATCTTTAGGGGCTACTTCCAAGGTCATCAGGATATGAAGCCAAGTGCCATTTCTCAGATTACGGAACAATTTTTCCGGGTGGCTTATATGCTGGCGTCGGTTTATGTCATCCGTCGTATCTTCGATGGCTCTGTTGTCACTGCGGTTAGCTATTCGACTTTTGCCGCCTTCATCGGTGGGGCAGTGGCCATTTTGACCCTAGCTTTCTATTATTTGCGCCACCGCAAGGAGTATCCGGTGTCACTGACTAAGAAGGCCAGCTACCAGGTCAAAACGTCCGGGATGATCAAAGAAATTATTATGATCGCCATTCCTTTCATCATTACAGGCTCTGGTATTGAATTAACCCAGTTGATCGATACCAATACCTTCATGCCTATCATGGAGAAGGTGAGCAATTTAGGACAGGCTGATATCATTTACGAATACGGGATCTTTTCCGCTAATATTAATAAATTAGTGACTGTCCTCGTCTCCCTGGCCCTGGCTATCGGAGCAACTTCTATTCCAGTGATTGCGAATACTTATTCACGGGAATTGGACCATCAGGAACGATCAACTAGCCAACCCCTTCTACGCGAGACTAGCCACTTGGTCATTCATAACCTGCAACTCTTCTTAATGGTTATGTTGCCAGTAGCTTTAGGTCTCTTTATCTTGGCCGGCCCCGTTTATAATTTAGTTTATCGGCCGGATGCTTTAGGTAGCATGTATTTGAGAATTTCTTGCTTCACCGCTCTGGGAATGGGCGCTTACTCGGTCCTAGTCTCCGTCTTACAGGCAATGGACCACCATAAGCAAGCGGTAATCGGCCTAGCTCTGGGCTTGGTGATGAAGTTAGTATGGCAATATCCTCTAATTTACTTCCTCGGAACACCTGGCGCTATGCTAGCGACGATTATTTCTTTCACAACGATTTCTCTCTACTATCTCTACCACATCCATCGTTTAGTTGGCTTCCGCTACCGGGAACTCCTAAATGAAAGTTTACCGATTGTTCTCTCTGCCTTTATTATGTTCCTTGTGGCAGGCCTGCTCTACTTGATTCTAGCTTATCTCCTGCCCATGCCTAATCTCCTCGGCTCAATTGTCATTAGCCTCTTGGTAGTTGCCGTTGCGGTATGGGTTTACCTCCTCTTAATGCTTAAGAGCCACAAGCTAGACCTGGTTCTCGGTGTACGCGCTGAAGAGCTGCGCCGCAAGTTAGGACTTAGCTAG
- a CDS encoding LysM peptidoglycan-binding domain-containing protein: MEAMTKNKGQVIKKLSLASLALVSTAAYQLCRESVKADEINQHQVQAGDSLWKIGNTYGVSIDQLKNWNQLKDNYVLHPGDTLYIQDQSPAAQTQEPASQAAKPASQLENQAPVSTSTPTSPAPKAETAKQAEAAETTYQVKAGDSLWRIAKNNGVSLDDLLAWNQLKTDSLILPGKQLVVKAPAKAPSKEIATNTETEQAAEETGSPYVRDQKTFKDVNAAVKYARDHFDYKRHKQFYVNWQADGTYTVDWEMQAGQRQKPALRQDDKKAPSAATYAVKAGDSLWAISQRYGVSIQDLMKWNQLTPQSVIHPGQKLQVKASQAPQVKVDQAESKAKGQASDYQVKAGDSLWAISHRHGVSIQDLMKWNHLTAQSVIHPGQKLVIQAPQVAENNQVKPTPAPEVTAQGRLVDPKRFDDVKTAVQYGRAHFDYTKHKEFYVNLGKDGRYVLEWEMKDQVAKPKEVKVSHQGQANYKVKAGDSLWGISQREGVTVNDLMKWNQLNANSVIHPGDQLLVKKAAGQKTSNAPQTEKTTNPYVRDAKNFQSIKDAVRYGRQNFDYKRHKEFYVNWDNGHYVIDWEMKPGVKEQMADNSPEKTNYTVKAGDSLWLIGVRHGVSVDQLKEWNHLTSDFLQIGDQLVIK; this comes from the coding sequence ATGGAAGCAATGACAAAGAATAAAGGACAAGTTATTAAGAAATTATCACTTGCATCACTTGCCTTAGTATCTACTGCCGCTTATCAATTATGTCGAGAAAGTGTAAAAGCTGATGAAATTAACCAACACCAGGTTCAAGCGGGAGATTCACTCTGGAAGATTGGGAATACTTATGGCGTCAGCATTGACCAATTGAAGAACTGGAACCAACTGAAGGATAACTATGTCTTGCACCCAGGGGATACCTTGTATATCCAAGACCAAAGCCCTGCAGCTCAGACACAAGAGCCAGCCAGTCAAGCTGCAAAGCCTGCTAGCCAGCTAGAAAATCAAGCACCAGTTAGCACGAGCACGCCAACAAGTCCTGCACCAAAAGCAGAAACAGCAAAACAAGCTGAAGCTGCAGAAACGACTTACCAAGTTAAGGCAGGCGATTCGCTCTGGCGGATTGCTAAGAATAATGGGGTCAGCTTGGATGATTTATTGGCATGGAACCAACTCAAGACGGATAGCCTGATTCTTCCTGGTAAGCAACTCGTGGTCAAGGCTCCGGCTAAAGCACCAAGCAAAGAAATAGCAACTAACACAGAAACAGAACAAGCTGCTGAAGAGACTGGAAGCCCTTATGTTCGTGACCAAAAGACCTTTAAGGATGTCAATGCAGCGGTTAAATACGCCCGCGACCATTTTGATTACAAGCGCCACAAACAATTCTATGTGAATTGGCAAGCAGATGGCACCTACACGGTCGATTGGGAAATGCAAGCGGGTCAAAGACAAAAACCTGCCCTTCGTCAAGATGATAAGAAGGCTCCAAGCGCAGCCACTTATGCTGTGAAGGCTGGCGATTCACTCTGGGCCATTAGCCAACGTTATGGCGTCAGCATCCAAGACCTGATGAAATGGAATCAATTGACGCCACAGAGCGTCATCCATCCCGGACAAAAGCTTCAAGTTAAGGCAAGCCAAGCGCCTCAAGTGAAGGTTGATCAGGCAGAAAGCAAGGCAAAAGGACAAGCTAGTGACTACCAAGTCAAGGCTGGCGATTCACTCTGGGCCATTAGCCACCGCCATGGGGTCAGCATCCAAGATCTCATGAAGTGGAACCATTTAACCGCTCAAAGTGTTATCCATCCTGGACAAAAGCTAGTCATCCAAGCCCCTCAAGTAGCTGAAAATAATCAAGTAAAGCCCACTCCTGCTCCTGAAGTCACAGCACAAGGACGCTTAGTTGATCCTAAGCGCTTTGATGATGTGAAAACAGCAGTTCAATATGGGCGGGCCCACTTTGATTACACCAAACACAAAGAATTTTATGTGAACTTAGGCAAGGATGGCCGCTATGTCCTCGAATGGGAAATGAAAGACCAAGTCGCCAAGCCAAAAGAAGTGAAAGTAAGCCATCAAGGCCAGGCCAATTACAAAGTCAAAGCAGGCGACTCACTCTGGGGCATTAGTCAAAGAGAAGGCGTAACGGTTAATGACTTGATGAAGTGGAACCAACTGAATGCCAATTCTGTGATCCATCCTGGTGACCAACTGCTTGTTAAGAAAGCAGCCGGCCAAAAGACTTCAAACGCTCCTCAAACAGAGAAGACCACTAATCCTTATGTCAGAGATGCCAAGAATTTCCAAAGCATTAAGGATGCTGTCCGTTACGGGCGTCAAAATTTTGACTACAAGCGCCACAAAGAATTCTATGTCAACTGGGATAATGGCCACTATGTGATCGATTGGGAAATGAAGCCAGGTGTTAAAGAACAGATGGCTGATAATAGCCCCGAAAAGACCAACTATACCGTCAAAGCAGGGGATTCGCTCTGGTTGATTGGGGTTCGTCATGGTGTTAGTGTCGACCAATTGAAGGAATGGAACCATCTGACGTCTGATTTCCTACAAATTGGTGACCAATTAGTGATTAAATAG
- the pepV gene encoding dipeptidase PepV, with protein sequence MTIHWTQEAQKRYEAYYEDLFTLLKVDSVRDDSQASAEAPVGPGPKKALETFLSMAERDGFQTANIDNIAGRVEFGEGDEILGILAHVDVVPVDKYWETDPFDPVIKDGKLYARGASDDKGPLMAAYYALKIIKDLELPVSKRVHFIVGTDEESDWKCMDRYFESEVKPDFGFSPDAEFPIINGEKGQYTSHLTFSPFQGDLVSFEGGQRENMVPAEAQARLANKDLDQVQAAVADFQKAHPAASLTVEATDQGQVLVACEGKAAHAMDPSQGENAATYLALFLQGLSDDLAKNSFISFTADRLHEDFYGEKLGLAHHDDVMGDLTLNPGVFAVEGDQVKVTLNMRVPQGISYEEIGSRLDELGQDYAFSREDGKSNKAPHYVPADDPLVTTLLDVYEKYTGEVGQEKVIGGGTYGRLFERGVAFGALFPDSPDTMHQANEFARLKDLEKAMAIYAEAIYRLIK encoded by the coding sequence ATGACAATTCATTGGACACAAGAAGCACAGAAACGCTATGAGGCTTATTATGAAGACCTCTTTACTTTACTGAAAGTGGATAGTGTACGAGATGACAGCCAAGCTAGTGCAGAAGCACCGGTTGGGCCAGGCCCTAAAAAGGCCTTAGAGACCTTCCTTTCTATGGCTGAGCGCGATGGTTTCCAAACCGCTAATATCGATAATATTGCCGGCCGGGTTGAATTTGGTGAGGGCGACGAAATCCTGGGTATCTTAGCCCACGTGGATGTGGTGCCTGTGGATAAATATTGGGAGACGGATCCTTTTGATCCTGTGATCAAGGACGGCAAGCTCTATGCCCGGGGAGCAAGTGATGACAAGGGGCCTCTCATGGCTGCTTACTATGCCCTAAAGATTATTAAAGACTTGGAACTTCCTGTTTCTAAACGGGTGCACTTTATCGTAGGGACCGATGAAGAGAGCGACTGGAAGTGCATGGACCGCTATTTTGAAAGCGAAGTGAAACCGGACTTTGGCTTCTCACCAGATGCTGAATTTCCCATTATTAATGGGGAAAAAGGCCAGTACACCAGTCATCTCACTTTTTCACCTTTCCAAGGGGACTTAGTCAGCTTTGAAGGCGGCCAGCGTGAGAACATGGTGCCTGCTGAAGCCCAAGCCCGTTTGGCGAACAAAGATCTCGACCAAGTTCAAGCTGCTGTAGCAGACTTCCAAAAAGCTCATCCAGCTGCCAGCTTAACGGTTGAAGCAACAGACCAAGGGCAAGTCCTTGTCGCTTGTGAAGGGAAAGCAGCCCATGCTATGGATCCTTCTCAAGGAGAAAATGCGGCAACTTACCTGGCTCTTTTCTTGCAGGGACTGAGCGACGATTTAGCTAAAAATAGCTTTATCAGCTTTACGGCAGACCGTCTTCACGAAGACTTCTATGGGGAAAAATTAGGCCTTGCCCACCATGATGACGTGATGGGAGATCTCACCCTTAATCCAGGCGTCTTTGCAGTTGAGGGCGACCAAGTTAAGGTCACTTTAAACATGCGGGTGCCTCAGGGCATTAGCTATGAAGAGATTGGTAGCCGTTTGGATGAGCTCGGCCAAGACTATGCCTTTAGCCGGGAAGATGGCAAGTCGAACAAGGCTCCCCACTATGTGCCAGCTGATGACCCCTTGGTAACTACCTTACTCGATGTTTACGAGAAATATACTGGTGAAGTTGGCCAAGAAAAAGTGATCGGGGGCGGAACTTACGGGCGTCTCTTCGAACGCGGCGTGGCCTTCGGTGCACTTTTCCCTGATTCACCAGATACCATGCACCAAGCCAATGAATTCGCCCGCCTCAAAGACCTTGAAAAGGCGATGGCTATCTATGCTGAAGCCATTTACCGCTTAATCAAATAA
- a CDS encoding TrmH family RNA methyltransferase: MIESKQNPQIKAIKKLQQAKGRRKAKRYLLEGPHLLEMALEAGKQPELILCTEASFKADYANCNCQLISPQLAGYLAETESTQAVFAVMPLPEPVALDQLTSSAILLLDGLQDPGNLGTIIRTADALGYHSLILGKGSVDPYNSKALRAMQGSQFKLQIVQADLDQAIPQLQSQGYRIAASTLSSDSQSVKDYCLTDAKKWGIILGNEGNGVSPDCIELADVSLHIPMTGQAESLNVAIAAAIMMYEYRPVI, encoded by the coding sequence ATGATTGAATCCAAACAGAACCCGCAGATTAAAGCCATTAAGAAATTGCAGCAAGCGAAGGGAAGGCGGAAGGCCAAGCGCTATCTTCTGGAAGGCCCTCACTTATTGGAAATGGCCTTAGAAGCGGGAAAACAGCCAGAATTAATCTTATGCACGGAGGCTAGCTTTAAGGCTGATTATGCGAACTGTAACTGTCAATTGATCAGTCCACAGCTAGCCGGTTATCTGGCAGAAACAGAAAGCACTCAGGCGGTTTTTGCGGTGATGCCCTTGCCTGAACCGGTCGCGCTTGACCAGTTGACATCTTCTGCTATTCTCCTCCTCGATGGCCTCCAGGACCCAGGTAATCTGGGCACTATTATCCGGACAGCGGATGCCCTAGGTTACCACAGCCTGATCCTTGGTAAAGGGAGCGTTGATCCTTATAATAGTAAGGCCTTGCGCGCCATGCAGGGGAGCCAGTTCAAACTCCAAATTGTCCAGGCTGACTTGGACCAAGCCATCCCTCAATTGCAGAGCCAGGGTTACCGGATCGCTGCTTCCACCCTGTCCAGTGATTCACAGAGTGTCAAGGATTACTGTTTGACAGATGCCAAAAAATGGGGCATTATATTAGGTAATGAGGGTAACGGGGTTAGCCCCGACTGTATTGAATTGGCGGATGTCAGTTTGCATATTCCTATGACTGGGCAGGCTGAATCCTTAAATGTCGCCATTGCAGCTGCAATTATGATGTACGAATATCGTCCCGTGATTTAG
- a CDS encoding HD domain-containing protein — MHKHTRPWESDSDYLELVADIKDHQFIKDLERFPQHIHGNRMIHSFQVSYKSYKIARKLGLDYRSVARAGLMHDLFYYMPGELSFSHGNHLSNHPYIALQNSRALTSLNPIEEDIIVKHMWLATAALPKYRESYIVTMVDKWVACEDFAYPLFRNFSTSFQCKVYKYFLGLDLREEMRD, encoded by the coding sequence ATGCACAAACACACACGACCATGGGAATCTGACAGCGACTACTTAGAGCTCGTAGCCGATATTAAAGACCATCAATTTATTAAAGATTTGGAACGCTTCCCCCAACATATTCATGGAAACCGGATGATTCATTCTTTTCAAGTATCCTACAAGAGCTATAAGATTGCGCGTAAGTTAGGTTTAGACTACCGGTCGGTGGCACGTGCAGGCTTAATGCATGACTTGTTCTATTATATGCCTGGCGAGTTATCATTCTCACACGGCAATCACTTAAGCAACCATCCCTACATTGCCTTGCAGAATTCGCGTGCTTTAACAAGCCTCAATCCAATCGAAGAAGATATTATTGTTAAGCATATGTGGCTGGCAACGGCTGCACTTCCTAAGTATCGGGAATCTTATATCGTGACCATGGTTGATAAGTGGGTAGCTTGCGAAGATTTTGCTTATCCGCTTTTCCGTAACTTTAGCACAAGCTTCCAGTGTAAAGTTTATAAATATTTCTTGGGCTTAGACCTGAGAGAAGAAATGAGAGATTAA
- a CDS encoding winged helix-turn-helix transcriptional regulator, with product MTTEKHVPTLCPKFERGFQLIGKKWNGLIIQSLLNEPLRFGQLRDSINGISDRVLIERLRQLGRLGIVCRKTTEIDSHQVALYSLTEKGLELEPVLNNLHQWADEWMAKDDKI from the coding sequence ATGACAACAGAGAAACACGTGCCGACACTGTGTCCTAAATTTGAACGTGGTTTTCAGTTGATTGGTAAGAAATGGAACGGTCTAATCATCCAAAGTTTATTAAATGAGCCTTTGCGTTTTGGGCAATTGCGTGACAGTATCAATGGTATTTCTGACCGGGTGTTAATCGAGCGCTTGCGTCAACTGGGCCGGTTAGGTATCGTATGTCGCAAAACTACAGAAATTGATTCCCACCAGGTGGCGCTCTATAGCCTGACCGAAAAAGGTCTGGAGTTAGAACCTGTTCTTAACAATCTTCACCAATGGGCTGATGAGTGGATGGCTAAAGATGATAAAATTTAA
- the pheS gene encoding phenylalanine--tRNA ligase subunit alpha: protein MDIIEQLKALEKEMHDQLSQLTDLDGVKQLRIDYLGKKGALTQTLRGMKDLSNEERPKVGAFANELKTKLAAALDQKEEKFQAEALEAALAAETIDVSLPGQEVQLGKPHIIAQVMSDIETLFVSMGYEVVEGPEIESDYYNFQRMNLPENHPARDMQDTFYVNKDVLLRTHTSPVQARTMDQHDFSKGPLKMISPGKVYRRDDDDATHSHQFHQIEGLVVAENVGLADLKGTLEVFAQHMFGADREIRLRPSYFPFTEPSVEIDISCFKCGGKGCNICKQSGWIEILGGGVVHPNVLEMSGVDSERYTGFAFGIGPDRVAMLKYGIEDIRHFYQNDLRFLTQFQEKG, encoded by the coding sequence ATGGATATCATTGAACAATTGAAAGCTTTAGAGAAGGAAATGCATGATCAATTATCCCAGCTAACGGATCTTGATGGTGTTAAACAATTACGGATTGATTATCTCGGTAAGAAGGGGGCATTGACCCAGACCTTACGGGGAATGAAGGACTTGTCCAATGAAGAACGGCCTAAAGTGGGGGCCTTCGCTAATGAATTGAAGACCAAGTTAGCGGCTGCATTGGACCAAAAAGAGGAAAAATTCCAAGCTGAAGCTCTAGAAGCAGCCTTGGCAGCTGAAACAATTGATGTTAGCCTGCCTGGTCAAGAAGTTCAGCTCGGTAAGCCACACATTATTGCCCAAGTGATGTCGGATATTGAGACCCTCTTTGTGTCCATGGGTTATGAAGTTGTCGAAGGTCCAGAAATTGAATCCGACTATTACAACTTCCAGCGGATGAACCTACCAGAAAACCATCCGGCCCGCGATATGCAGGATACCTTCTATGTCAATAAGGACGTCCTCTTGCGGACTCACACCTCACCTGTCCAAGCACGGACCATGGACCAGCACGACTTCTCCAAGGGTCCGCTTAAGATGATCAGTCCAGGTAAGGTTTACCGTCGGGATGATGATGACGCCACCCACTCCCACCAATTCCACCAAATTGAGGGCTTGGTAGTGGCTGAAAATGTAGGCTTGGCTGATTTGAAGGGGACCCTCGAAGTCTTTGCCCAACACATGTTCGGGGCAGACCGGGAAATTCGTCTTCGCCCATCCTATTTCCCATTCACTGAACCTTCTGTTGAAATCGACATTTCTTGCTTTAAGTGCGGAGGCAAGGGCTGCAATATCTGTAAGCAGAGTGGCTGGATTGAAATCCTCGGTGGAGGGGTTGTCCATCCAAATGTCTTAGAAATGTCAGGCGTAGATAGTGAGCGGTATACCGGTTTCGCTTTTGGGATTGGGCCAGACCGGGTGGCTATGTTGAAGTACGGAATTGAAGATATCCGTCACTTCTACCAAAATGACCTACGCTTCTTAACACAGTTCCAAGAAAAGGGGTAA